Proteins from a single region of Haloterrigena alkaliphila:
- a CDS encoding sulfatase-like hydrolase/transferase — MADSRPNVLFVLTDQERYDCSAPDGPPVETPAMDRLSSDGMRFSRAFTPISICTSARASLMTGRFPHGHGMLNNSHEADAIRPNLPPELPTFSEALAESGYECSYTGKWHVGRDQTPEDFGFAYLGGSDKHHDDIDEAFREYRAERGVPLGEVDLEEELYTGDDPRDTSSGTFVAAKTPVDVEETRAWFLAERTIDAIEAHAGDESGASEGADGDAPFFHRADFYGPHHPYVVPEPYASMYDPDEIEPPESYAETYEGKPQVHENYYRYRGADGFDWEHWAEATAKYWGFVSLIDDQLERILEALENHNVADETAVVHASDHGDFVGNHRQFNKGPLMYDDTYRIPLQVRWPEVVDPGSTCEAPVHLHDLAATFLEIGGVDVPESFDARSLVPLLEAGGDADAVPEGWPDSTFAQYHGDEFGLYTQRMVRTDRYKYVYNGPDIDELYDLEADPAELQNLIHHPDYADVREELRERLIGWMRETDDPNQGWVPDVLEDAS; from the coding sequence ATGGCCGACAGCCGCCCGAACGTTCTGTTCGTCCTGACCGACCAGGAGCGCTACGACTGCAGCGCCCCCGACGGGCCGCCGGTCGAGACGCCGGCGATGGATCGGCTCTCGAGCGACGGGATGCGCTTTTCACGGGCGTTCACGCCGATCAGCATCTGTACGAGCGCTCGAGCCTCGCTCATGACCGGCCGGTTTCCCCACGGCCACGGGATGCTCAACAACAGCCACGAGGCCGACGCGATCCGGCCGAATTTGCCGCCGGAGCTGCCGACGTTCTCCGAGGCGCTGGCCGAGAGCGGCTACGAGTGCAGCTACACGGGCAAGTGGCACGTCGGCCGCGACCAGACGCCCGAGGACTTCGGCTTTGCCTATCTCGGCGGCAGCGACAAACACCACGACGACATCGACGAGGCGTTCCGCGAGTACCGCGCGGAGCGCGGGGTACCGCTCGGCGAAGTCGACCTCGAGGAGGAACTCTACACCGGGGACGATCCGCGCGATACGAGTTCGGGGACGTTCGTCGCCGCCAAAACGCCGGTCGACGTCGAGGAGACCCGCGCGTGGTTCCTCGCCGAGCGGACGATCGACGCGATCGAGGCCCACGCCGGTGACGAGAGCGGCGCGAGCGAGGGGGCTGACGGCGACGCGCCGTTCTTCCACCGCGCGGACTTCTACGGCCCCCACCACCCCTACGTCGTCCCCGAGCCGTACGCCTCGATGTACGACCCCGACGAAATCGAGCCGCCCGAAAGCTACGCCGAGACCTACGAGGGGAAGCCGCAGGTCCACGAGAACTACTACCGCTACCGCGGCGCCGACGGCTTCGACTGGGAGCACTGGGCCGAGGCCACCGCGAAGTACTGGGGGTTCGTCTCGCTGATCGACGACCAGCTCGAGCGGATCCTCGAGGCGCTCGAGAATCACAACGTCGCCGACGAGACGGCCGTCGTCCACGCCTCGGATCACGGCGACTTCGTCGGGAACCACCGGCAGTTCAACAAGGGACCGCTGATGTACGACGACACCTACCGGATCCCGCTGCAGGTGCGCTGGCCTGAGGTCGTCGACCCCGGATCCACCTGCGAGGCGCCCGTCCACCTCCACGATCTGGCCGCGACGTTCCTCGAAATCGGCGGCGTCGACGTCCCCGAGAGCTTCGACGCTCGGAGTCTCGTGCCGCTTCTCGAGGCCGGCGGGGACGCAGACGCAGTACCCGAGGGGTGGCCCGACTCCACCTTCGCCCAGTACCACGGCGACGAGTTCGGCCTCTACACCCAGCGGATGGTCCGCACCGACCGGTACAAGTACGTTTACAACGGCCCCGATATCGACGAACTGTACGACCTCGAGGCGGACCCCGCCGAGTTGCAGAACCTGATCCACCACCCCGACTACGCCGACGTACGCGAGGAACTGCGAGAGCGGCTGATCGGGTGGATGCGCGAGACGGACGATCCGAATCAGGGGTGGGTTCCGGACGTGCTCGAGGACGCGTCGTAA
- a CDS encoding glycerophosphodiester phosphodiesterase, which yields MTSPAVIAHRGYAGVAPENTVAAAETAARHDETAMLEIDVQPAACGTPVVIHDERLEGDRVRDGRPLTDASGFVREIPLEDLRSTRVLGTDETVPTLAELLEAVPETVGVNVELKSPGTTGSGTTDLRFSESLPTETARNEHRAVWKPFVERVVAACDAFDGELLFSSFYEGALAALRAVAPRYAAATLVWDDLEAGLETARRYDCEAIHPPRNAIDGTALADTAYAGFDETPPEIDVLEEAHAAGRTVNVWTATNWHQFEALANAGVDGIIADYPGLGACSSAR from the coding sequence ATGACCAGTCCGGCCGTCATCGCCCACCGCGGCTACGCCGGCGTCGCACCCGAGAACACCGTCGCAGCCGCTGAAACCGCTGCACGCCACGACGAAACGGCGATGCTCGAGATCGACGTCCAACCAGCCGCCTGCGGCACCCCGGTCGTGATCCACGACGAGCGCCTCGAGGGCGACCGCGTCCGCGACGGCCGTCCCCTCACCGACGCCTCGGGCTTCGTCCGGGAAATCCCACTCGAGGACCTCCGGTCGACCCGCGTCCTCGGCACCGACGAGACGGTCCCGACGCTCGCGGAACTGCTCGAGGCGGTCCCCGAAACCGTCGGCGTCAACGTCGAACTGAAGAGTCCAGGGACGACCGGTTCGGGAACGACGGACCTGCGGTTCTCCGAGTCGCTCCCCACCGAGACGGCCCGAAACGAGCACCGCGCGGTCTGGAAACCGTTCGTCGAGCGCGTCGTCGCGGCGTGCGACGCCTTCGACGGCGAACTCCTCTTCTCGTCGTTCTACGAGGGCGCGCTGGCGGCCCTCCGCGCGGTCGCGCCCCGCTACGCCGCCGCGACGCTCGTCTGGGACGACCTCGAGGCGGGCCTCGAGACCGCCCGCCGCTACGACTGCGAGGCGATCCACCCGCCCAGAAACGCGATCGACGGAACCGCCCTCGCGGACACTGCGTACGCCGGATTCGACGAAACGCCACCCGAAATCGACGTGCTCGAGGAAGCCCACGCGGCGGGCCGGACGGTCAACGTCTGGACGGCGACGAACTGGCACCAGTTCGAGGCGCTGGCGAACGCGGGCGTCGACGGGATCATCGCCGACTATCCGGGCCTGGGAGCGTGCTCGAGCGCTCGATAA
- a CDS encoding metalloprotease family protein: MIPDSVPPAVAIALGIVALAAVLAVLSSLSRIAIRLASAPGVVVHEFAHKQACHLVGVPVTAVAYFRFGEPPGYVRHEQPERYRESFLISVAPFLVNTVVSLLAFLGAAALAASVGIGDAGFSGSALVADLRAASRTELATLGVLGWLGLAVGAQAFPSTGDANSLWSRSRAEWRRSPVVLLGIPVVIVIYVANLLSRLWADVFYALGLAAVAFYAVGAVGF; the protein is encoded by the coding sequence ATGATTCCCGACTCCGTTCCGCCCGCCGTCGCGATCGCGCTCGGTATCGTGGCGCTCGCGGCGGTGCTGGCCGTCCTCAGTTCGCTGTCCCGGATCGCGATACGACTCGCGAGCGCACCCGGGGTCGTCGTCCACGAGTTCGCCCACAAACAGGCCTGTCACCTCGTGGGCGTCCCCGTCACGGCGGTTGCCTACTTTCGGTTCGGCGAGCCGCCGGGCTACGTGCGCCACGAGCAACCCGAGCGGTACCGCGAGTCGTTTCTCATCAGCGTCGCGCCGTTTCTCGTCAACACCGTCGTCTCGCTGCTCGCCTTTCTCGGGGCCGCCGCATTGGCGGCCTCGGTTGGGATCGGCGACGCCGGGTTCTCGGGTAGCGCACTGGTGGCCGACCTCCGGGCCGCCTCGAGGACGGAGCTCGCGACCCTCGGCGTTCTCGGCTGGCTCGGCCTCGCGGTCGGCGCGCAGGCGTTTCCGAGCACCGGCGACGCGAACTCGCTCTGGAGTCGGTCTCGAGCGGAGTGGCGCCGGTCACCGGTCGTCCTGCTGGGGATTCCGGTCGTGATCGTGATCTACGTCGCGAACCTGCTCTCGAGGCTGTGGGCGGACGTGTTCTACGCGCTGGGGCTGGCCGCGGTGGCGTTCTACGCGGTCGGCGCGGTCGGTTTCTGA
- a CDS encoding ABC transporter substrate-binding protein: protein MRIVTTLPSATETVAALGIEPVGVSHECDYPPGVESLPAVTDSRIDADASSGEIDQQVLETADAGGVYDVDTDLLEDLEPDLIVTQGMCDVCAVDEAVVEAAVEEINEARRASSSRTQSDDDADPEILTTDPHSVADVLDDLERIGRVTGREEHAREVRSSLESRIDGVRERTADANLEPDDRPRVAIFDWTDPVMVAGHWTADLVEWAGGEYGLADAGQRSSPREWDEIREYDPELVVVAPCGFDLEQTAANAADLTERAGWEDLTAVREGRVWAMDGHHYLNRPGPRLVDTLEALAPIVQPDLFDEETPPVALEEIAVPFERLTERAGLEADA from the coding sequence ATGCGAATCGTCACGACGCTCCCCTCGGCGACCGAAACCGTCGCCGCGCTCGGAATCGAACCGGTCGGCGTCTCCCACGAGTGCGACTACCCGCCCGGCGTCGAGTCGCTGCCCGCGGTAACTGACTCGAGAATCGACGCGGACGCCTCGAGCGGAGAGATCGACCAGCAGGTGCTCGAGACCGCGGACGCCGGGGGCGTGTACGACGTCGACACGGACCTGCTCGAGGACCTCGAGCCGGACCTGATCGTCACCCAGGGGATGTGCGACGTCTGCGCGGTCGACGAAGCGGTCGTGGAAGCGGCGGTCGAGGAAATCAACGAGGCGCGACGCGCCTCGAGCAGTCGGACGCAGTCCGACGACGATGCAGACCCCGAGATCCTCACTACCGATCCCCACAGCGTCGCGGACGTTCTGGACGACCTCGAGCGGATCGGCCGCGTGACGGGCCGCGAGGAGCACGCTCGCGAGGTCCGTTCCAGCCTCGAGTCCCGCATCGACGGCGTCCGGGAGCGAACCGCCGACGCTAATCTCGAGCCTGACGACCGCCCGCGCGTCGCCATTTTCGACTGGACCGATCCCGTCATGGTCGCGGGCCACTGGACGGCCGACCTGGTCGAGTGGGCCGGCGGCGAGTACGGACTGGCCGACGCGGGGCAGCGCTCGAGTCCCCGCGAGTGGGACGAGATCCGCGAGTACGACCCCGAACTGGTCGTCGTCGCGCCCTGCGGGTTCGACCTCGAGCAGACCGCGGCAAACGCAGCGGACCTCACCGAGCGCGCGGGTTGGGAGGATCTCACCGCGGTTCGGGAGGGCCGCGTCTGGGCGATGGACGGCCACCACTATCTGAATCGGCCCGGGCCGCGGCTGGTGGACACGCTCGAGGCGCTGGCCCCGATCGTCCAGCCCGACCTGTTCGACGAGGAAACGCCGCCCGTCGCGCTCGAGGAGATCGCGGTGCCGTTCGAGCGGTTGACCGAGCGAGCGGGGCTCGAGGCGGACGCCTGA
- a CDS encoding UPF0146 family protein has protein sequence MSHSRRNSEPLLEALTEYDRVVEVGIGRRTDVAAALADRGVDVTATDVHDRAVPEGVRFVRDDVVDPDPAVYADAEAIYALNLPPELHRPALEAARGAVADFLFTTLGGDQPAVPVERRRIESGTLYVARAMDR, from the coding sequence GTGTCCCACTCTCGCCGTAACTCGGAGCCGCTCCTCGAGGCGCTGACCGAATACGACCGCGTCGTCGAGGTCGGCATCGGTCGTCGGACCGACGTGGCGGCCGCGCTGGCCGACCGCGGCGTCGACGTCACCGCGACGGACGTCCACGACCGCGCGGTTCCAGAGGGGGTGCGATTCGTCCGCGACGACGTCGTCGATCCTGACCCCGCGGTCTACGCCGATGCCGAGGCGATTTACGCGTTGAACCTGCCGCCCGAACTCCACCGTCCCGCGCTCGAGGCCGCCCGCGGCGCCGTCGCCGACTTCCTGTTCACGACGCTCGGCGGCGACCAGCCGGCGGTGCCGGTCGAACGACGGAGGATCGAGAGCGGGACGCTGTACGTGGCTCGAGCGATGGATCGGTGA
- a CDS encoding glycosyl hydrolase family 28-related protein: MADRTPRLGLGTFEQGDEWDHTDTVEAVDEHAIVRGPIADRPADGEYDDELYHATDQGITWRWDASSGDWTYFSGGGSADQPVPGTSHFEAAELVHARTAESPVWNVEAHGIEGDGETEVGQAVYDLLERVHRAGGGIVYFPPGRYLLERTPLIGDDTIVLGAGRSTVLEGVRADGEEGRALISNRGYDAVDYGGASNWGVRNVRIDSPASNGIMPAHADNVRLENVYGDRIYYHHIDVVSSKNVVIDGYWATRGGDAGSNAPIQFDNQTSEIASNSVWDGTDERLAGSDGTPTRNCTLENFEIDPANGPEYGVHMHRNGNESITIRDGYITGCLHSAIRGDTGDEITDLTIDGVSCIENARGISLGQIKGGRRELTISNVTIRTDNRGLAAGSGIYAGGFDGALLSNTIVDGAFTNAILFDDMVDLKLSAVTANGAQDQAFRFRENVDATLTTARAADCGGAGIYSGPGSSVAYGGVTFDDVGREVVVDGETREWVTSSSS, from the coding sequence GTGGCCGATCGCACCCCGCGTCTCGGGCTGGGAACGTTCGAACAGGGCGACGAGTGGGACCACACCGATACGGTCGAGGCGGTCGACGAGCACGCGATCGTTCGCGGCCCGATCGCCGACCGCCCGGCGGACGGCGAGTACGACGACGAACTCTACCACGCGACGGACCAGGGGATCACCTGGCGCTGGGACGCCTCGAGCGGCGACTGGACGTACTTCAGCGGCGGGGGCAGCGCCGACCAGCCGGTGCCGGGGACGAGCCACTTCGAGGCGGCGGAACTCGTTCACGCCCGAACCGCGGAGAGCCCCGTCTGGAACGTCGAGGCCCACGGCATCGAGGGCGACGGCGAGACCGAGGTCGGTCAGGCCGTCTACGACCTCCTCGAGCGGGTCCATCGGGCCGGCGGCGGAATCGTCTACTTCCCGCCCGGCCGGTACCTGCTCGAGCGGACGCCGCTGATCGGCGACGACACGATCGTTCTGGGCGCGGGTCGCTCGACCGTCCTCGAGGGGGTGCGGGCCGACGGCGAGGAAGGCCGGGCCCTCATCTCGAACAGGGGCTACGACGCGGTCGACTACGGCGGCGCGTCGAACTGGGGCGTCCGCAACGTCCGCATCGATTCGCCGGCCTCGAACGGGATCATGCCCGCACACGCGGACAACGTCCGGTTGGAGAACGTCTACGGCGACCGAATCTACTACCATCACATCGACGTCGTCTCGTCGAAGAACGTCGTCATCGACGGCTACTGGGCGACTCGAGGCGGCGACGCCGGGTCGAACGCACCGATCCAGTTCGACAACCAGACCTCGGAAATCGCGTCGAACAGCGTCTGGGACGGAACCGACGAGCGACTGGCCGGAAGCGACGGGACGCCGACGCGGAACTGCACCCTCGAGAACTTCGAGATCGATCCGGCGAACGGCCCCGAGTACGGCGTCCACATGCACCGAAACGGCAACGAGTCGATCACCATCAGGGACGGGTACATCACCGGTTGCCTGCACTCGGCGATCAGGGGCGACACCGGCGACGAGATCACGGACCTGACGATCGACGGCGTCTCGTGTATCGAAAACGCGAGGGGAATCTCGCTCGGACAGATCAAGGGCGGCCGTCGCGAGCTGACGATCAGCAACGTCACGATCAGGACCGACAACCGGGGGCTGGCCGCCGGATCGGGAATTTACGCAGGTGGATTCGACGGCGCCCTGCTCTCGAACACCATCGTCGACGGCGCGTTCACGAACGCGATCCTCTTCGACGACATGGTCGATCTGAAACTGAGCGCCGTGACGGCCAACGGCGCGCAGGATCAGGCCTTCCGGTTCCGGGAGAACGTCGACGCGACGCTGACGACCGCTCGAGCGGCCGATTGCGGCGGCGCGGGCATCTACTCGGGCCCCGGCAGCAGCGTCGCCTACGGCGGCGTCACGTTCGACGACGTCGGGCGCGAGGTCGTCGTCGACGGCGAGACTCGCGAGTGGGTCACGTCGTCGTCTTCGTAA
- a CDS encoding TIGR01548 family HAD-type hydrolase, which produces MNADAVVLDVDGVFVDVADSYRRAIVESVERVYDRTIRKDDIQRFKDAGGFNNDWELTYAAALYVLATSEGYGESIDDFTDAIAARGGGLEAAEDAIREALGARATQRVLERWDRERLRDVFQQLYLGADLYRGLEGGDPDIETRGFIHDEPILLEESTRDALVESDALAVGVLTGRPEAEAEIALERVGLESAIPLEHRFTMDDWEEGKPHPRALTTLAERFDADAVVFVGDTLDDIRTANNAREADSEREYHGVGVLTGGLTGEEGRRKYEAEDASAVLESVNDLPDLLES; this is translated from the coding sequence ATGAACGCAGACGCCGTCGTGCTCGACGTCGACGGAGTGTTCGTCGACGTCGCCGACTCTTACCGGCGCGCGATCGTCGAGTCCGTCGAGCGCGTCTACGACCGAACGATCCGCAAGGACGACATCCAGCGGTTCAAGGACGCCGGCGGGTTCAACAACGACTGGGAACTGACCTACGCGGCCGCGCTCTACGTCCTCGCGACGAGCGAGGGGTACGGCGAGTCGATCGACGACTTCACGGACGCGATCGCCGCCCGCGGCGGCGGTCTCGAGGCCGCCGAGGACGCGATCCGCGAGGCGCTCGGCGCCCGGGCGACCCAGCGGGTGCTCGAACGGTGGGATAGGGAGCGCCTCCGGGACGTCTTCCAACAACTGTACCTCGGGGCCGATCTCTATCGGGGCCTCGAGGGCGGCGACCCCGATATCGAGACCCGCGGGTTCATCCACGACGAACCGATCCTGCTCGAGGAATCGACCCGCGACGCGCTCGTTGAGTCCGACGCGCTCGCCGTCGGCGTGCTCACGGGCCGACCAGAAGCCGAGGCCGAAATCGCCCTCGAGCGCGTCGGCCTCGAGAGCGCGATCCCCCTCGAGCACCGGTTCACGATGGACGACTGGGAGGAAGGCAAGCCCCACCCGCGGGCGCTGACGACGCTCGCCGAGCGGTTCGACGCCGACGCCGTCGTCTTCGTCGGGGACACGCTGGACGATATCCGAACGGCGAACAACGCGCGCGAAGCGGATTCGGAGCGCGAGTATCACGGCGTCGGCGTCCTCACGGGCGGGCTGACGGGCGAGGAGGGACGGCGGAAGTACGAGGCCGAGGACGCGTCGGCGGTCCTCGAGTCGGTCAACGACCTACCCGACCTGCTCGAGTCGTAG
- a CDS encoding hydrolase, whose translation MFPTHLAVGYLLGIYSKLPVAYLVLGSILPDIADRPLYWLGLAPSTHALGHSIAVAVPACALAIAILGRGGVALAIGWLGHLLADFLNVVTTQGLAQTPYYVLYLAPPENLHQTFPSVTIDVPLIDLAHTLHPLLLVSEVAVLCWTVAVLLRDRTVPDRIRQTESG comes from the coding sequence ATGTTTCCGACGCATCTGGCGGTCGGCTACCTCCTGGGGATCTACAGCAAGTTGCCGGTCGCCTACCTCGTTCTCGGCTCGATCCTACCCGATATCGCCGATCGACCCCTCTACTGGCTCGGACTGGCGCCGTCGACGCACGCGCTCGGCCACTCGATCGCGGTAGCCGTCCCGGCTTGCGCTCTCGCGATCGCCATCCTCGGACGAGGGGGCGTCGCGCTGGCGATCGGCTGGCTCGGCCACCTCCTGGCGGACTTCCTGAACGTGGTGACCACGCAAGGGCTCGCACAGACGCCCTACTACGTCCTGTACCTCGCGCCGCCGGAGAACCTGCACCAGACGTTTCCCTCCGTCACGATCGACGTCCCGCTGATCGACCTCGCTCACACGCTCCATCCGCTCCTCCTCGTCTCCGAAGTTGCCGTCCTCTGCTGGACGGTCGCAGTACTGCTCCGCGACCGGACCGTTCCGGACCGAATTCGGCAGACGGAATCGGGCTGA
- a CDS encoding response regulator transcription factor, which translates to MTTDNGFSGPADDERTEPPPSVRTGSDGEPIEERTVETDDGSSHVLLLEDDDSLRRLLTHKLESSGYETTALADGRECWSFLTNEAPPDLVLLDVMVPGLDGFRLLGRIRNDDRLADVPVIVLTARSREEDAAKGFDLGADDYVMKPFSPSALVARVRRAISES; encoded by the coding sequence ATGACGACGGATAACGGCTTTTCGGGACCCGCGGACGACGAGCGAACGGAGCCGCCGCCGTCGGTGCGGACCGGTTCGGACGGAGAGCCGATCGAGGAGCGAACGGTCGAGACGGACGACGGGTCGTCGCACGTGCTCCTCCTCGAGGACGACGACTCGCTCCGGCGACTGCTGACGCACAAACTCGAGTCCAGCGGGTACGAGACGACGGCGCTGGCCGACGGACGGGAGTGCTGGTCGTTCCTGACGAACGAAGCGCCGCCGGATCTGGTCCTGCTGGACGTTATGGTGCCGGGGCTGGACGGGTTTCGGCTGCTCGGCCGGATCCGCAACGACGACCGCCTCGCGGACGTTCCGGTCATCGTCCTGACCGCCCGCAGCCGGGAGGAGGACGCCGCCAAAGGGTTCGATCTGGGCGCGGACGACTACGTGATGAAACCGTTCAGTCCGTCGGCGCTCGTCGCTCGAGTCAGGCGTGCGATCTCGGAGTCGTGA
- a CDS encoding LLM class flavin-dependent oxidoreductase has translation MELSIVDLAPVPEDGTATDAFEHTVERARRAERLGYSRFWVAEHHDFTDSVASTTPEALIPHIAAKTEDIRVGSGTVLLNHYSPYKVAETFGVLDALAPGRIDLGLGRATGNPASDLALQPDRSQRRRTGDDQAEKIDEVVKHLHGGFEDDHPFRGLDIARSGDSTPEIWVHGSSPQSAKMAGELGLPYCFAAFIRPGPAVEALETYHDHFEPSPQGAGPEEPYGAIAVNVTCAETDAEAARLRATAEASSRLLRSGQIDQLPVRSVERAIDVLGGVPEPTPTDLEAGDWPRQVSGSPETARELLDRMTSQTGVDHVVIQSQHADPETTLRSHELLADAVGLEPRE, from the coding sequence ATGGAGCTCTCGATCGTCGACCTCGCGCCGGTTCCGGAGGACGGCACCGCGACGGACGCGTTCGAACACACCGTCGAGCGCGCCCGGCGGGCCGAGCGACTCGGCTACTCGCGGTTCTGGGTGGCCGAACACCACGACTTCACCGACTCGGTCGCGAGCACGACGCCCGAAGCGCTGATCCCCCACATCGCCGCGAAGACAGAGGACATCCGGGTCGGCTCCGGGACCGTGCTGCTCAACCACTACAGCCCGTACAAGGTGGCGGAAACGTTCGGCGTCCTCGACGCGCTCGCGCCCGGCCGTATCGACCTCGGACTGGGGCGGGCGACGGGGAATCCGGCGAGCGACCTCGCCCTGCAACCGGATCGAAGCCAGCGCCGCCGGACCGGCGACGATCAGGCCGAGAAGATCGACGAGGTCGTCAAACACCTCCACGGCGGGTTCGAGGACGACCACCCGTTCCGCGGTCTCGACATCGCGCGATCCGGCGACTCCACCCCCGAGATCTGGGTCCACGGCTCGAGTCCACAGAGCGCGAAGATGGCCGGCGAACTCGGCCTCCCGTACTGTTTCGCCGCGTTCATTCGCCCCGGACCGGCGGTAGAGGCGCTCGAGACCTATCACGACCACTTCGAGCCCTCGCCGCAGGGTGCCGGCCCCGAGGAACCCTACGGCGCCATCGCGGTGAACGTCACCTGCGCCGAGACCGACGCGGAGGCGGCGCGGCTCCGGGCGACCGCCGAAGCCTCGTCGCGACTGCTCCGCAGCGGGCAGATCGATCAGCTTCCGGTCCGCTCGGTCGAGCGGGCGATCGACGTCCTCGGCGGAGTTCCCGAGCCGACGCCGACGGACCTCGAGGCCGGCGACTGGCCCCGACAGGTCTCCGGTAGCCCGGAAACGGCTCGGGAGCTACTGGACCGGATGACGTCGCAGACGGGCGTCGACCACGTCGTGATCCAGAGCCAGCACGCCGATCCCGAGACCACGCTTCGATCGCACGAACTGCTGGCCGACGCGGTGGGGCTCGAGCCGCGCGAATAG
- a CDS encoding desampylase, translating to MTSERSSDAELVVPSEIRNRILERARDGVPEEICGVFGGDFEREGRSRVRSQYPATNVAETPRTRYRIDPEEQLAIFERLEARGEEIVGFYHSHPRGPAQPSATDEAQATWPDRSSLIVSLEPLEVSSWRWREDGDDERFERERIVLE from the coding sequence ATGACGTCCGAACGCAGTTCCGACGCCGAACTCGTCGTTCCAAGCGAGATTCGGAATCGAATCCTCGAGCGCGCCCGCGACGGCGTTCCCGAGGAGATCTGCGGAGTTTTCGGCGGTGACTTCGAGCGCGAAGGTCGGAGTCGCGTCCGCTCGCAGTATCCTGCGACCAACGTCGCCGAGACGCCCCGCACGCGCTACCGGATCGATCCCGAGGAACAACTCGCGATCTTCGAGCGCCTCGAGGCTCGCGGCGAGGAGATCGTCGGCTTCTACCACTCCCATCCCCGCGGGCCGGCGCAGCCGAGCGCGACCGACGAAGCGCAGGCGACGTGGCCCGATCGGTCGTCTCTGATCGTCTCGCTCGAGCCGCTCGAGGTCAGCTCGTGGCGGTGGCGGGAGGACGGTGATGACGAGCGATTCGAGCGCGAGCGGATCGTACTCGAGTGA
- the npdG gene encoding NADPH-dependent F420 reductase has translation MRIALLGGTGDIGQGLALRFARDTDHEILIGSRDPEKARTAVETYEAELESRGADADLKGFANEMAADRADVAILSVPPYYVGDTVEAIEDVLDSDTILVTPAVGMQGDEDGLHYHPPGTGSVTQLVAERAPDAVPVVGAFHNLAADALSDLDNDLDLDTLVVADDDDAKRTVRNLASEIEGLRALDVGPLANAAEVESVTPLVINIAKYNDDLHDVGVRFH, from the coding sequence ATGCGAATCGCACTACTCGGCGGAACCGGCGACATCGGACAGGGGCTGGCCCTGCGCTTTGCCCGCGATACGGACCACGAGATCCTCATCGGCTCGCGCGATCCCGAGAAGGCCCGCACCGCGGTCGAGACCTACGAGGCCGAACTCGAGAGTCGCGGCGCCGACGCGGATCTCAAGGGCTTCGCCAACGAGATGGCGGCCGACCGGGCCGACGTCGCGATCCTGAGCGTGCCGCCGTACTACGTCGGCGACACCGTCGAGGCCATCGAGGACGTCCTCGATTCGGACACGATCCTCGTCACCCCCGCGGTCGGCATGCAGGGCGACGAGGACGGCCTGCACTATCACCCGCCTGGAACCGGCAGCGTCACCCAACTCGTCGCCGAGCGCGCGCCCGACGCGGTGCCCGTGGTCGGCGCCTTCCACAACCTCGCGGCCGACGCGCTCTCGGATCTCGACAACGACCTCGACCTCGATACCCTCGTCGTCGCGGACGACGACGACGCGAAGCGAACCGTCCGGAACCTCGCGAGCGAGATCGAGGGCCTGCGCGCGCTCGACGTCGGCCCGCTGGCCAACGCGGCCGAAGTCGAGAGCGTCACGCCGCTGGTCATCAACATCGCGAAGTACAACGACGACCTCCACGACGTGGGCGTGCGGTTCCACTGA
- a CDS encoding archaemetzincin family Zn-dependent metalloprotease, which produces MLVDIVPVGNVPAEVKRAASSALRSVYDCDVTVNDAQSVPNGAYDSDRNQYSAETFIQLAERVGRGTKNIAITPHDLFYRRRNYVFGLAYLDGSGSVVSTYRLQTSSDGGFSNQSAAEIFEDRVRKEIVHEIGHTYGLEHCDNNRCVMNFSPTVREVDIKEENLCGSCQRLFD; this is translated from the coding sequence ATGCTCGTCGATATCGTGCCGGTCGGCAACGTCCCCGCAGAGGTCAAGCGGGCGGCCTCCTCCGCGTTGCGATCGGTCTACGACTGCGACGTCACGGTCAACGACGCCCAGTCGGTGCCCAACGGTGCGTACGATTCCGACCGGAACCAGTACTCCGCCGAAACGTTCATCCAGCTCGCCGAGCGGGTCGGCCGCGGGACGAAGAACATCGCGATCACGCCCCACGACCTCTTCTACCGGCGGCGCAACTACGTCTTCGGACTGGCCTACCTCGACGGCAGCGGTAGCGTCGTCTCGACCTACCGGCTCCAGACCTCGAGCGACGGCGGCTTCTCGAACCAGAGCGCCGCCGAAATCTTCGAGGATCGAGTCCGCAAGGAGATCGTCCACGAGATCGGCCACACCTACGGGCTGGAACACTGCGACAACAACCGCTGCGTCATGAACTTCTCGCCGACGGTCCGCGAGGTCGACATCAAAGAAGAGAACCTCTGTGGCAGCTGTCAGCGCCTGTTCGACTGA